Proteins encoded within one genomic window of Oryza glaberrima chromosome 12, OglaRS2, whole genome shotgun sequence:
- the LOC127757587 gene encoding uncharacterized protein LOC127757587: MHPLVGALVAGARERWWCRGEGGAAVRHAVAWAGALALAVSVASFAPEAAFVWALTGGGGGGGSGELCAAGAVRVPLDGGGDFVCVPARMAVRSGADMIVPPAFAGLAVGASACFVRALAIGRRLDDY, encoded by the coding sequence ATGCATCCGCTGGTGGGGGCACTGGTGGCGGGGGCGCGGGAGCGGTGGTGGTGCCGCGgggaaggcggcgcggcggtgcggcaCGCGGTGGCGTGGGCGGgggcgctggcgctggccgtGTCCGTGGCGTCGTTCGCGCCGGAGGCCGCGTTCGTGTGGGCGCttaccggcggcggaggaggcgggggaaGTGGGGAGTTGTGCGCGGCGGGCGCGGTGCGGGTGCCGCTCGACGGCGGGGGGGACTTCGTGTGCGtgccggcgaggatggcggTGCGGTCCGGCGCCGACATGATCGTGCCCCCGGCgttcgccggcctcgccgtcggcgcctcCGCCTGCTTCGTCCGCGCCCTCGCCatcggccgccgcctcgacgaCTACTAG
- the LOC127757586 gene encoding GDSL esterase/lipase LTL1-like: MAGERRWSTAAAAAGWLRVAAVVVAAASAASSAAGEGGGRQTVPAMYVFGDSLVDVGNNDFLPPPAPRPPEPPCGIDLPPEAAAADGGGGGRFTNGFNLADVIAQHVGFKKSPPAYLSLTTPGRDGELRRGLVGANYASSGSGILDFIGNGTISLGEQVKLFTKTKDAMVTAGEVDGESIDNLLSQSLFITCTGGNDYNAFTDGIVPVSDAPAFIAHMVVTYIKHIKTLYNLGARRLGILDVLPLGCLPISRVPMENGSCSGADNWQARLFNRLLRREMAAAATASMPDLVYSIGSIYYTFYDMIKNPSSAGVREVARACCGDGKLNAEADCSATTHLCPDRDNYIFWDKVHGTQAAYHNCVHAFFHGSPRYAEPISFTQLVASPAVDLGRPSPGTNRTARI, translated from the exons atggcgggggagaggaggtggagcacggcggcggcggcggctggatggCTGCGAGTGGCCGCCgttgtggtggccgccgcctctgccgcctcgtcggcggccggcgaggggggCGGCCGGCAGACGGTCCCGGCGATGTACGTGTTCGGCGACTCGCTGGTGGACGTCGGCAACAACGActtcctgccgccgccggcgccgaggccgccggAGCCACCCTGCGGCATCGACCTCCcgcccgaggccgccgccgccgacggcggcggcggtggccgcttCACCAACGGCTTCAACCTCGCCGACGTCATCG CGCAGCATGTGGGGTTCAAGAAGAGCCCGCCGGCGTACCTCTCCCTGACGACGCCGGGAAGAGACGGCGAACTCCGGCGAGGCCTCGTCGGCGCCAACTACGCCTCCAGCGGATCCGGCATCCTCGACTTCATT GGGAACGGCACAATCAGCCTTGGAGAGCAGGTCAAGCTCTTCACCAAAACAAAGGACGCAATGgtcaccgccggcgaggtcgacggtGAGAGCATCGACAACTTGCTCTCCCAGTCCTTGTTCATTACCTGCACCGGCGGCAACGACTACAATGCCTTCACTGACGGCATCGTCCCCGTCAGCGACGCGCCGGCCTTCATTGCCCACATGGTTGTCACTTACATCAAGCATATCAAG ACACTGTACAATCTAGGGGCTCGGAGGCTGGGGATACTTGACGTGCTACCTCTAGGGTGTCTACCGATCTCCAGGGTCCCCATGGAAAATGGTTCATGCAGTGGCGCTGACAATTGGCAGGCACGGCTCTTCAACCGTCTCCTCCGGCGTGAGatggccgctgccgccacagcCTCCATGCCAGACTTGGTGTACTCCATCGGCAGCATTTACTACACCTTCTACGACATGATAAAGAATCCATCTTCGGCAG GGGTGAGGGAGGTGGCGAGGGCGTGCTGCGGAGACGGCAAGCTGAACGCGGAGGCCGACTGCTCGGCGACCACCCACCTGTGCCCGGACCGGGACAACTACATCTTCTGGGACAAGGTGCACGGCACCCAGGCCGCCTACCACAACTGCGTCCACGCCTTCTTCCACGGCTCGCCGCGCTACGCCGAGCCCATCAGCTTCACCCAGCTGGTCGCCTCGCCGGCCGTCGATCTGGGGCGGCCGTCCCCGGGCACAAACCGGACGGCCAGGATTTGA
- the LOC127757042 gene encoding UNC93-like protein 3 isoform X2 → MDARGGHHRDDEGDEEAAAAGAGADGGATAPLLAGVAPLGYSGHRRSHAGDLHVLSAAFLFIFSAYCAAQNLQSSVNTEGDLGTVSMGILYTSFTLFAVTASPVVTWLGSKRALVVGTSGYVIFILANLVPTWYTMVPASLYLGFSASIIWVGQGTYLTSAALSHARDNNLPEGQTLGNFNGEFWGMFASTQDGGSVMGKNLLFVVFLGCMIVGIVLMCLLSKRDEKGNTAPTHSSFGAMMKYIVAPLKDRRMILIIPLIAYSGLQAAFVWAVFTKNIVTPVLGVSGVGGAMAIYGAADAVCALVAGRLTSGLHSATSIVSVGAILHAVVLFWLLLFYSPMGGLLGAAVPLFIGALWGVGDGVLHTQLSALLGLLFEDVKEAAFAQWRVWQSGAIAVIFFLSPNITLQAMLILMAIALIISFGSFLLLTLVVEKPSTTRS, encoded by the exons aTGGACGCGCGAGGAGGCCACCACCGCGACGACGAAGGcgatgaggaggcggccgcggccggcgccggcgccgacgggggTGCCAcggcgccgctcctcgccggcgtcgcgccgTTGGGTTACTCGGGCCACCGCCGGAGCCACGCGGGCGACCTGCACGTCCTCTCCGCCGCGTTCCTCTTCATCTTCTCCGCCTACTGCGCCGCGCAGAACCTCCAGAGCTCGGTCAACACC GAGGGCGACCTGGGCACGGTGTCCATGGGGATCCTGTACACCTCCTTCACGCTCTTCGCGGTGACCGCGTCGCCCGTGGTCACGTGGCTCGGCTCCAAGCGCGCGCTCGTCGTCGGCACCAGCGGCTACGTCATCTTCATCCTCGCCAACCTCGTCCCGACATG GTACACAATGGTGCCAGCCTCCCTGTATCTGGGTTTTTCTGCATCGATCATCTGGGTTGGGCAG GGTACATATCTCACGTCTGCTGCCCTCAGTCATGCAAGAGACAATAATTTGCCTGAAGGCCAAACTTTGGGGAACTTCAATGGAGAGTTCTGGGGAATGTTTGCTAGCACACAG GATGGAGGAAGTGTCATGGGGAAAAATCTGCTGTTTGTTGTGTTTCTTGGCTGCATGATTGTCGGCATTGTATTAATGTGTTTACTTTCCAAAAGGGATGAGAAAGGAAATACTGCTCCAACACATTCCTCATTTGGGGCCATGATGAAGTATATTGTTGCCCCTCTCAAGGACCGAAGGATGATTCTTATCATCCCTCTTATAGCATATTCAGGATTACAAGCGGCATTTGTATG GGCTGTATTCACTAAAAATATTGTAACACCTGTTCTTGGCGTCTCTGGAGTTGGCGGAGCCATGGCAATATATGGTGCAGCCGATGCTGTT TGTGCATTGGTTGCTGGACGTTTGACCTCTGGGCTTCATTCAGCTACATCTATCGTTTCGGTTGGAGCTATTCTTCATGCTGTAGTCCTGTTCTGGTTACTTCTTTTTTACAG TCCAATGGGTGGATTGCTTGGTGCGGCAGTTCCACTGTTTATAGGTGCTTTATGGGGTGTTGGTGATGGTGTCTTACATACACAGTTAAGCGCATTACTTGGGCTGCTGTTCGAGGATGTCAAG GAGGCAGCTTTTGCACAGTGGAGGGTTTGGCAATCGGGTGCCATCGCAGTCATCTTCTTCCTGAGCCCAAATATCACGCTACAAGCCATGCTTATCTTGATGGCCATTGCGCTCATCATCTCTTTCGGCTCATTCTTGTTACTTACACTTGTTGTGGAGAAGCCATCGACCACCAGATCGTGA
- the LOC127757042 gene encoding UNC93-like protein 3 isoform X1 yields the protein MDARGGHHRDDEGDEEAAAAGAGADGGATAPLLAGVAPLGYSGHRRSHAGDLHVLSAAFLFIFSAYCAAQNLQSSVNTEGDLGTVSMGILYTSFTLFAVTASPVVTWLGSKRALVVGTSGYVIFILANLVPTWYTMVPASLYLGFSASIIWVGQGTYLTSAALSHARDNNLPEGQTLGNFNGEFWGMFASTQVIGNLISLALLRDGKDGGSVMGKNLLFVVFLGCMIVGIVLMCLLSKRDEKGNTAPTHSSFGAMMKYIVAPLKDRRMILIIPLIAYSGLQAAFVWAVFTKNIVTPVLGVSGVGGAMAIYGAADAVCALVAGRLTSGLHSATSIVSVGAILHAVVLFWLLLFYSPMGGLLGAAVPLFIGALWGVGDGVLHTQLSALLGLLFEDVKEAAFAQWRVWQSGAIAVIFFLSPNITLQAMLILMAIALIISFGSFLLLTLVVEKPSTTRS from the exons aTGGACGCGCGAGGAGGCCACCACCGCGACGACGAAGGcgatgaggaggcggccgcggccggcgccggcgccgacgggggTGCCAcggcgccgctcctcgccggcgtcgcgccgTTGGGTTACTCGGGCCACCGCCGGAGCCACGCGGGCGACCTGCACGTCCTCTCCGCCGCGTTCCTCTTCATCTTCTCCGCCTACTGCGCCGCGCAGAACCTCCAGAGCTCGGTCAACACC GAGGGCGACCTGGGCACGGTGTCCATGGGGATCCTGTACACCTCCTTCACGCTCTTCGCGGTGACCGCGTCGCCCGTGGTCACGTGGCTCGGCTCCAAGCGCGCGCTCGTCGTCGGCACCAGCGGCTACGTCATCTTCATCCTCGCCAACCTCGTCCCGACATG GTACACAATGGTGCCAGCCTCCCTGTATCTGGGTTTTTCTGCATCGATCATCTGGGTTGGGCAG GGTACATATCTCACGTCTGCTGCCCTCAGTCATGCAAGAGACAATAATTTGCCTGAAGGCCAAACTTTGGGGAACTTCAATGGAGAGTTCTGGGGAATGTTTGCTAGCACACAG GTCATCGGAAATCTGATCTCTCTTGCACTACTGAGAGATGGAAAG GATGGAGGAAGTGTCATGGGGAAAAATCTGCTGTTTGTTGTGTTTCTTGGCTGCATGATTGTCGGCATTGTATTAATGTGTTTACTTTCCAAAAGGGATGAGAAAGGAAATACTGCTCCAACACATTCCTCATTTGGGGCCATGATGAAGTATATTGTTGCCCCTCTCAAGGACCGAAGGATGATTCTTATCATCCCTCTTATAGCATATTCAGGATTACAAGCGGCATTTGTATG GGCTGTATTCACTAAAAATATTGTAACACCTGTTCTTGGCGTCTCTGGAGTTGGCGGAGCCATGGCAATATATGGTGCAGCCGATGCTGTT TGTGCATTGGTTGCTGGACGTTTGACCTCTGGGCTTCATTCAGCTACATCTATCGTTTCGGTTGGAGCTATTCTTCATGCTGTAGTCCTGTTCTGGTTACTTCTTTTTTACAG TCCAATGGGTGGATTGCTTGGTGCGGCAGTTCCACTGTTTATAGGTGCTTTATGGGGTGTTGGTGATGGTGTCTTACATACACAGTTAAGCGCATTACTTGGGCTGCTGTTCGAGGATGTCAAG GAGGCAGCTTTTGCACAGTGGAGGGTTTGGCAATCGGGTGCCATCGCAGTCATCTTCTTCCTGAGCCCAAATATCACGCTACAAGCCATGCTTATCTTGATGGCCATTGCGCTCATCATCTCTTTCGGCTCATTCTTGTTACTTACACTTGTTGTGGAGAAGCCATCGACCACCAGATCGTGA